The Lysobacterales bacterium genome includes a region encoding these proteins:
- a CDS encoding Bax inhibitor-1 family protein — MSASLPTSRTRTANAALPGVVRNTYLLLAMVMAVAAVGALLGLRSGIAWSMGMWLVFMVVFIGGPFAINAARKGDAAIWLTFLWAGLVGFLLSPMIAAYLSIPGGAAIVGNALTATAVLFAGLSGYALVSRRDFGFLRSFLVAGVIVVLLGIVALLVFKLPMLSVVISGLAVLLMSGFILYDTGRMIHEPGANPVYITVSLFANIVVLFSHLLNLMSFLGGDD; from the coding sequence ATGAGCGCCTCACTTCCGACCTCCCGTACCCGCACCGCGAATGCCGCGCTGCCAGGTGTGGTCCGCAACACCTACCTGCTGCTGGCGATGGTCATGGCCGTTGCCGCGGTGGGCGCCCTGCTCGGGCTGCGCAGCGGCATCGCGTGGAGCATGGGCATGTGGCTGGTGTTCATGGTGGTGTTCATCGGCGGTCCCTTCGCCATCAACGCCGCGCGCAAGGGCGATGCCGCGATCTGGCTGACCTTCCTGTGGGCGGGTCTGGTCGGTTTCCTGCTCAGCCCGATGATCGCCGCCTATCTGTCGATACCCGGAGGCGCCGCGATCGTCGGCAATGCCCTGACGGCGACCGCCGTGCTGTTCGCAGGCCTTTCCGGCTACGCCCTGGTCAGCCGCCGCGATTTCGGTTTCCTGCGCAGCTTCCTGGTGGCCGGCGTGATCGTGGTGCTGCTCGGCATCGTCGCGTTGCTGGTGTTCAAGCTGCCGATGCTGTCCGTGGTGATCTCCGGTCTGGCCGTGCTGCTGATGAGCGGTTTCATCCTGTACGACACCGGCCGCATGATCCACGAGCCGGGCGCCAATCCGGTCTACATCACGGTGTCCCTGTTCGCCAACATCGTCGTGCTGTTCTCGCACCTTCTGAACCTGATGTCCTTCCTGGGCGGCGACGACTGA
- a CDS encoding ribonucleotide-diphosphate reductase subunit beta: MSAPSTARLLDPGFDLTLRPMRHPRFYEMYRDAIRNTWTVEEVDFSLDVNDLRNKLGDAERHLVERLVAFFATGDSIVANNLVLNLYRHINAPEARMYLSRQLFEEALHVQFYLTLLDTYLPEPQARNRAFAAVENIPSIRRKAEFCFRWMDSVADLGPLQDRTGRQRFLLNLICFAACIEGLFFFAAFAYVYYLRSRGLLPGLAAGTNWVFRDESGHMAFAFEVIRTAREEEPDLFDEALGARIVEMLDEAVECELAFAQDVLAGGVAGLSLKDMREYLQYVADQRLATLGLPRRYHSRNPFPFMDLQDVQELTNFFERRVSAYQVAVSGEVEFDAAF, encoded by the coding sequence ATGAGCGCCCCGTCCACCGCCCGTCTGCTTGACCCGGGCTTCGACCTGACCCTGCGGCCGATGCGCCATCCGCGCTTCTACGAGATGTACCGGGACGCCATCCGCAACACCTGGACCGTCGAGGAGGTCGACTTCTCCTTGGACGTCAACGACCTGCGCAACAAGCTTGGCGACGCCGAGCGGCACCTGGTCGAGCGGCTGGTGGCCTTTTTCGCCACCGGCGACTCGATCGTCGCCAACAACCTGGTGCTGAACCTCTACCGGCACATCAACGCGCCGGAGGCGCGCATGTACCTGTCGCGACAGCTCTTCGAGGAGGCGCTGCACGTGCAGTTCTACCTGACCCTGCTGGACACCTACCTGCCGGAGCCGCAGGCCCGCAACCGCGCTTTCGCGGCGGTCGAGAACATCCCCTCGATCCGGCGAAAGGCGGAGTTCTGCTTCAGGTGGATGGACTCCGTGGCCGACCTGGGGCCGCTGCAGGACCGTACCGGACGCCAGCGCTTCCTGCTCAACCTGATCTGCTTTGCAGCCTGCATCGAGGGACTGTTCTTCTTCGCGGCGTTCGCCTACGTCTACTACCTGCGATCGCGGGGATTGCTGCCCGGTCTTGCCGCCGGCACCAACTGGGTGTTCCGCGACGAATCAGGGCACATGGCGTTCGCCTTCGAGGTGATCCGCACCGCCCGTGAGGAGGAACCGGATCTGTTCGACGAGGCACTGGGCGCGCGGATCGTGGAGATGCTCGACGAGGCGGTCGAGTGCGAACTGGCGTTCGCGCAGGACGTGCTGGCCGGCGGCGTCGCCGGCCTGTCGCTCAAGGACATGCGCGAGTACCTGCAGTACGTGGCCGACCAGCGGCTGGCCACGCTCGGCCTGCCGCGCCGCTACCACAGCCGGAATCCGTTTCCATTCATGGACCTCCAGGACGTACAGGAGCTCACCAACTTTTTCGAGCGGCGGGTCTCCGCCTACCAGGTGGCGGTCTCCGGCGAGGTCGAGTTCGATGCCGCATTCTGA
- a CDS encoding acyl-CoA thioesterase — translation MPHSEACPDHARLSTWEIVFPDHANHLGTLLGGQALAWMDKAAFLVASRVARCVVVTARAEPVDFHAPVRIGQAVELIARLVGRGRTSLRVEVEMHAEDLDTGERRRCARGGFVLVSR, via the coding sequence ATGCCGCATTCTGAGGCATGCCCGGACCACGCCCGGCTGTCCACCTGGGAGATCGTGTTTCCCGACCACGCCAACCACCTGGGCACGCTGTTAGGCGGTCAGGCCCTGGCCTGGATGGACAAGGCGGCGTTCCTGGTCGCCTCCCGGGTGGCCCGCTGCGTGGTGGTCACCGCGCGCGCTGAGCCGGTCGACTTCCACGCGCCGGTGCGAATCGGCCAGGCGGTGGAGCTGATCGCCCGGCTGGTGGGCCGTGGCCGGACGTCCCTGCGGGTGGAGGTGGAGATGCATGCCGAAGACCTCGATACCGGGGAACGGCGGCGGTGCGCGCGCGGTGGTTTCGTCCTGGTCTCACGCTAG
- a CDS encoding alpha/beta fold hydrolase, with protein MPATAAAGWPKSPAHASRRRSTATRATAVETADFRPARWLGNPHLQSVLASHRVRRWLRGADLADLQRRAQHVVLDCGDGVRLQGWHNTAPGDTPARGLVVLLHGWEGSAQSSYLCNAALTLGRKGFDVFRLEFRDHGEGQHLNPGLFHSCRIDEVVGAVGAVAARWPTRPLLLAGFSLGGNFALRVALRAPAAGIELAHVLAVCPAIDPANVLVAMERAPWFYQQYFLLKWRRSLALKQAAFPDLYDFGPWMRGLRLRAMTRELIVRYSEFDSLEAYLDGYSIAHDRLAGLTVPVTVLTSADDPIIPVSDFQALRLPDNARLHIVGTGGHCGFLENWRLESWAERFLLATFEAAAPPVAAP; from the coding sequence ATGCCGGCGACGGCCGCCGCCGGCTGGCCGAAGAGTCCCGCGCACGCATCGCGGCGGCGCTCTACGGCGACCCGGGCGACGGCCGTGGAAACGGCTGACTTCCGCCCTGCCCGCTGGCTGGGCAATCCGCACCTGCAATCGGTGCTGGCCAGCCACCGCGTGCGCCGCTGGCTGCGCGGCGCCGATCTGGCCGACCTGCAGCGGCGCGCCCAACACGTGGTCCTGGACTGCGGCGACGGCGTCCGCCTGCAGGGCTGGCACAACACCGCACCCGGGGACACGCCGGCACGCGGTCTGGTGGTCCTGCTGCACGGCTGGGAGGGCAGCGCCCAGTCCAGCTACCTGTGCAATGCCGCCCTGACGCTGGGGCGCAAGGGCTTCGACGTGTTCCGCCTGGAGTTCCGCGACCACGGCGAGGGCCAGCATCTCAATCCCGGGCTGTTCCATTCCTGTCGCATCGACGAGGTGGTCGGCGCGGTCGGGGCGGTCGCCGCGCGCTGGCCGACCCGTCCGCTGCTGCTGGCCGGCTTCTCGCTTGGCGGCAATTTCGCCCTGCGCGTCGCCCTGCGCGCGCCCGCTGCCGGTATCGAACTTGCCCATGTCCTTGCGGTGTGCCCGGCGATCGACCCGGCCAACGTGCTGGTGGCGATGGAACGCGCCCCCTGGTTCTACCAGCAGTACTTCCTGCTCAAGTGGCGGCGCTCGCTGGCGCTCAAGCAGGCCGCCTTCCCTGATCTCTACGACTTCGGGCCGTGGATGCGCGGCCTGCGCCTGCGCGCGATGACCCGGGAGCTGATCGTCCGCTACAGCGAGTTCGATTCGCTCGAGGCCTACCTGGACGGCTACTCCATCGCCCACGACCGCCTGGCCGGCCTGACCGTGCCGGTGACCGTGCTGACCAGCGCCGACGATCCGATCATCCCGGTCTCCGACTTCCAGGCCCTGCGTCTGCCCGACAACGCCCGCCTGCACATCGTCGGCACCGGCGGCCACTGCGGCTTCCTGGAGAACTGGCGACTGGAGAGCTGGGCCGAGCGCTTCCTGCTGGCCACCTTCGAGGCCGCCGCGCCGCCCGTCGCAGCGCCCTGA
- a CDS encoding 1-acyl-sn-glycerol-3-phosphate acyltransferase, producing the protein MDALAPGRTRLPDLLRPFRFLLRLPLLVLLIVVGLLLTLVVSNPVTGKRGLLPLAWWEPLVHLWSRSMLRLFGFRTRVFGQAQADPVLFVANHVSWLDIETLHAVRGASFVAKAEIARWPLVGWLAAQAGTIFHQRGDTASLARVMDVMRQRLATGQSVVVFPEGGTGRGDHVRAFHARIFQVALDTGVPVQPVALRYGRDGRMDLSVPFQPGEKFLPNALRLLGQRAMDAEIHFLPVLSAADAGDGRRRLAEESRARIAAALYGDPGDGRGNG; encoded by the coding sequence ATGGATGCCCTTGCCCCTGGCCGCACACGCCTGCCCGACCTGTTGCGGCCCTTCCGGTTCCTGCTGCGGCTGCCGCTGCTGGTCCTGCTGATCGTCGTCGGCCTGCTGCTCACCCTGGTGGTGTCCAATCCGGTCACCGGCAAGCGCGGCCTGCTGCCTCTGGCCTGGTGGGAACCGCTGGTGCACCTGTGGTCGCGCTCGATGCTGCGGCTGTTCGGCTTCCGCACCCGGGTGTTCGGGCAGGCCCAGGCCGACCCGGTGCTGTTCGTGGCCAACCACGTATCCTGGCTGGACATCGAGACCCTGCACGCGGTGCGCGGCGCCAGCTTCGTGGCCAAGGCCGAGATCGCCCGCTGGCCGCTGGTCGGCTGGCTGGCCGCCCAGGCCGGCACCATCTTCCACCAGCGCGGCGACACCGCCTCGCTGGCACGGGTCATGGACGTGATGCGCCAGCGCCTGGCCACCGGCCAGTCGGTGGTCGTGTTTCCGGAAGGCGGAACGGGCCGGGGCGACCATGTCCGGGCCTTCCACGCCCGCATCTTCCAGGTGGCCCTGGACACCGGCGTGCCGGTGCAGCCGGTGGCCCTGCGCTATGGCCGCGACGGCCGCATGGACCTGTCGGTGCCGTTCCAGCCGGGCGAGAAATTCCTGCCCAATGCGCTGCGCCTGCTCGGGCAGCGCGCCATGGATGCCGAGATCCACTTCCTGCCGGTGCTGTCCGCCGCCGATGCCGGCGACGGCCGCCGCCGGCTGGCCGAAGAGTCCCGCGCACGCATCGCGGCGGCGCTCTACGGCGACCCGGGCGACGGCCGTGGAAACGGCTGA
- a CDS encoding PQQ-binding-like beta-propeller repeat protein codes for MIRNSRNVIRLALLLVPALVVAAIPPPTPADGGDALVLSPGVLVAAGQPRAYVSDARGRVAAIDLDDGGVLWAGPARGQPLALDGDTLWVLGHPERPGSLRLLRVDAGSGAVDGQLVGELPPEVIASPMALPASRFHVLALAGAGGLELHWQFEQWPLRGANLVAADQDDDDAASLSSGVLRLDPDQARLAQAPSLDAIPFRRPDLTGDERLPDLPGVQFRAADDGHVQTSSPVPDPVFGHRWRWQLHERAGGGPAGASVVATHATSPFLVRGSTLLLREEPVAYRDGDGNAIELGVRLLAMDLATGRQLWAIELADPEHRLPPPP; via the coding sequence ATGATCCGCAACAGCCGCAACGTCATCCGGCTCGCCCTCCTGCTCGTCCCGGCACTGGTGGTCGCCGCCATCCCGCCACCGACGCCAGCCGATGGCGGCGATGCCCTGGTGCTGTCGCCCGGCGTGCTGGTCGCCGCCGGCCAGCCGCGCGCCTATGTGAGCGATGCCCGCGGCCGGGTCGCCGCCATCGACCTCGACGACGGCGGCGTGCTCTGGGCCGGGCCGGCACGCGGTCAGCCCCTGGCACTGGACGGCGACACGCTGTGGGTGCTCGGGCATCCGGAGCGACCCGGCAGCCTGCGCCTGCTGCGCGTCGATGCCGGCTCCGGCGCCGTCGACGGCCAACTGGTCGGCGAGCTGCCGCCGGAGGTCATCGCCTCCCCCATGGCGCTGCCCGCCAGCCGCTTCCATGTCCTGGCCCTGGCCGGCGCCGGGGGGCTGGAGCTGCACTGGCAGTTCGAGCAGTGGCCGCTGCGCGGCGCCAACCTGGTCGCCGCCGACCAGGACGATGACGATGCCGCGTCCCTGTCCTCGGGCGTGCTGCGCCTGGACCCGGACCAGGCTCGACTCGCCCAGGCGCCGTCTCTCGACGCCATACCGTTCCGCCGGCCCGATCTGACCGGGGACGAGCGGCTGCCGGACCTGCCCGGCGTGCAGTTCCGCGCTGCCGACGACGGCCACGTGCAGACCAGCAGCCCGGTTCCCGACCCGGTCTTCGGCCATCGCTGGCGCTGGCAGCTTCACGAACGTGCCGGCGGCGGGCCGGCCGGCGCCAGCGTGGTCGCAACCCATGCCACCAGTCCTTTCCTGGTACGCGGCTCGACGCTGCTGCTGCGCGAGGAGCCGGTCGCCTATCGCGACGGCGACGGCAATGCCATCGAGCTGGGCGTCCGGTTGCTGGCCATGGATCTGGCGACCGGACGTCAGCTCTGGGCGATCGAGCTGGCCGATCCCGAGCACCGCCTGCCGCCACCGCCCTGA
- a CDS encoding cell wall hydrolase: MKLEWLLWLASLLPQPLADRTCLATTVYLEARSEPVLGQRAVAEVAMRRLEAGRWGDSVCAVVNARGQFAPSLVNPRYTLRNANAWGRAWRIAGDAMANWALPPTQRQLVVPDADHFYAQNIANPAWSSARVVAVIGGHAFLHVR, encoded by the coding sequence ATGAAACTCGAATGGTTGCTCTGGCTGGCCTCGCTGCTACCGCAGCCGCTGGCCGACCGTACCTGCCTCGCCACCACGGTCTATCTGGAGGCACGCAGCGAGCCGGTGCTGGGTCAGCGGGCAGTCGCTGAAGTGGCGATGCGTCGACTCGAGGCCGGCCGCTGGGGCGATTCGGTGTGCGCGGTCGTCAACGCCCGAGGGCAGTTCGCTCCCTCCCTGGTCAATCCGCGCTACACGCTGCGCAACGCCAACGCCTGGGGGCGCGCCTGGCGCATCGCCGGCGATGCCATGGCCAACTGGGCGCTGCCACCGACGCAGCGCCAGCTGGTGGTTCCCGACGCGGACCATTTCTACGCCCAGAACATCGCCAATCCGGCCTGGAGCAGCGCCCGGGTCGTCGCGGTGATCGGCGGACACGCCTTCCTGCACGTGCGTTGA
- a CDS encoding pyridoxal-phosphate dependent enzyme, with protein sequence MHPQTLPDLAAIRAAAERIASHARRTPVLTARSLDELAGCRLYFKCENLQRAGAFKFRGASNAVWSLDPASAARGVVTQSSGNHGAAVALACRERGIAATVVVPANAPKVKLAAIAAFGARIVPCQVAQSDRDRVTAQVLAEHGGSLVHPFDDGRVIAGQGTATLELLEQVPEIDTLITPVSGGGLLSGACLAGHGLRPGLRLFGAEPRGASDAHDGLRAGTRITGRTADTVCDGLRAELGRLTFPVLHDHLEDVLLVDDDDTVAAMRLVFERLKLVVEPSAAIVLAAVLGAHGRFAGRHVGLILSGGNVDLDRLPWQHG encoded by the coding sequence ATGCATCCGCAGACCCTGCCGGACCTTGCCGCGATCAGGGCGGCAGCCGAGCGCATCGCGTCCCATGCCCGTCGCACCCCGGTGCTGACCGCGCGGTCCCTCGATGAACTCGCCGGCTGCAGGCTGTACTTCAAGTGCGAGAACCTGCAGCGCGCCGGCGCCTTCAAGTTCCGGGGCGCGAGCAATGCCGTGTGGTCGCTTGACCCGGCCAGCGCGGCACGCGGGGTGGTCACCCAGTCGTCCGGCAACCATGGTGCCGCGGTGGCGCTGGCCTGCCGCGAGCGCGGCATTGCCGCGACCGTGGTGGTGCCGGCCAACGCGCCGAAGGTCAAGCTGGCTGCGATCGCCGCTTTCGGCGCACGCATCGTTCCTTGCCAGGTCGCCCAGTCCGACCGCGACCGGGTGACTGCGCAGGTGCTGGCCGAGCACGGTGGCAGCCTGGTGCATCCATTCGACGACGGTCGGGTGATCGCCGGGCAGGGTACGGCAACGCTGGAGCTGCTGGAACAGGTGCCGGAGATCGACACCCTCATCACGCCGGTCAGCGGCGGTGGGCTCCTCTCGGGGGCCTGCCTCGCGGGCCACGGCCTGCGACCGGGGCTGCGCCTGTTCGGCGCCGAACCGCGTGGCGCCAGTGATGCCCACGACGGCCTCCGGGCCGGGACGCGCATTACCGGGCGGACTGCGGACACCGTGTGCGACGGGCTTCGCGCCGAGCTGGGCAGACTGACCTTCCCGGTCCTGCACGACCATCTGGAGGACGTGCTGCTGGTCGACGACGACGACACCGTCGCCGCCATGCGCCTGGTGTTCGAGCGACTCAAGCTGGTCGTCGAGCCCTCCGCGGCGATCGTCCTCGCGGCCGTGCTGGGAGCGCACGGGCGATTCGCCGGTCGCCATGTCGGGCTGATCCTTTCCGGCGGCAATGTCGACCTGGACCGACTGCCCTGGCAACACGGCTGA
- a CDS encoding EF-hand domain-containing protein, with product MTRPIFVPVLATLTFAGLLAACAAPRTPSTAQGVERHFNAMDRNNDGVLTREEINPELRLYQEFDRWDVDGTGAIELDEFHEYLRHNQPPR from the coding sequence ATGACCAGACCGATTTTCGTGCCCGTCCTCGCCACCCTGACCTTCGCCGGCCTGCTCGCCGCCTGTGCCGCGCCGCGCACACCCAGCACGGCGCAAGGCGTCGAACGCCACTTCAACGCCATGGACCGCAACAACGACGGCGTGCTGACCCGCGAGGAGATCAACCCCGAGCTGCGCCTCTACCAGGAATTCGACCGCTGGGATGTCGACGGCACCGGCGCCATCGAACTCGACGAGTTCCACGAGTACCTGCGCCACAACCAGCCGCCGCGCTGA
- a CDS encoding PAS domain-containing sensor histidine kinase: MAQDPGVSCGSGLPDELLDALPVLELLATGVGYLDAGARLAWANPALSDLLPAIDRPGRAAAPACWQGLGAALRRVRPDGQPVRLLVPPARPGEAPLRVVLCPLGQAPGALLEVQQDDAVTGVPISASLQALAHELKNPLGGLRGAAQLLARRVLDPDLRAYADIIVAEVDRLSELTARLLAPARPAAPIQVNVHGLLERVRLLVGAEVAAIERDYDPSLPDCPGEPDRLVQVLLNLLHNALAAGARRIVLRTRAEHAARLAGGRGRAVRVDVMDDGAGVPEAVRATLFLPLVSGREGGTGLGLALAHEIVSEHGGRIAYDSRPGATVFSVWLPLPASEADGGGG, translated from the coding sequence ATGGCGCAGGACCCCGGGGTTTCCTGCGGCAGCGGCCTGCCTGACGAGCTGCTCGATGCCCTGCCGGTGCTCGAGCTGCTGGCCACCGGTGTCGGCTACCTGGATGCCGGCGCCCGACTGGCCTGGGCGAATCCGGCGCTGTCCGACCTGCTGCCGGCGATCGATCGCCCGGGGCGCGCGGCCGCGCCCGCGTGCTGGCAGGGCCTGGGTGCCGCACTTCGGCGGGTCCGCCCGGACGGCCAGCCGGTCCGTCTGCTGGTGCCCCCGGCGCGGCCGGGCGAGGCGCCCCTGCGCGTCGTGTTGTGCCCGCTCGGCCAGGCACCCGGCGCCCTGCTCGAGGTCCAGCAGGACGATGCCGTGACCGGCGTGCCGATCAGTGCCAGCCTGCAGGCGCTGGCGCACGAGCTGAAGAACCCCCTGGGCGGCCTCCGGGGCGCCGCCCAGCTGCTGGCGCGGCGCGTTCTCGACCCCGACCTGCGCGCCTACGCCGACATCATCGTCGCGGAGGTGGACCGGTTGTCGGAACTGACCGCCCGCCTGCTCGCGCCGGCACGGCCCGCCGCGCCCATCCAGGTCAACGTCCACGGGCTGCTCGAGCGCGTGCGCCTGCTGGTCGGCGCGGAGGTGGCGGCCATCGAGCGGGACTACGATCCCAGCCTGCCCGACTGCCCCGGCGAACCCGACCGGCTGGTGCAGGTGTTGCTCAACCTGCTGCACAACGCCCTGGCCGCCGGCGCCCGCCGGATCGTCCTGCGCACCCGCGCCGAGCATGCCGCGCGGCTGGCCGGCGGGCGCGGTCGCGCCGTGCGCGTCGACGTCATGGACGACGGTGCCGGCGTCCCCGAGGCCGTACGTGCCACCCTGTTCCTGCCCCTGGTCAGCGGTCGCGAAGGCGGCACCGGCCTGGGCCTGGCGCTTGCCCACGAGATCGTTTCCGAACATGGCGGCCGGATCGCCTACGACAGCCGACCCGGCGCCACCGTGTTCTCGGTCTGGTTGCCGCTTCCTGCGAGTGAAGCCGACGGAGGGGGCGGATGA
- a CDS encoding GNAT family N-acetyltransferase, with the protein MTTETIRAAVPTDIDAIAGFNAAMARETEQRTLDMATLRAGVATVFAEPQHGFYRVAEWDGQVVACLLVTYEWSDWRNGRWWWLQSVYVTPAARGHGLFGRMYRAVRAEARACPGVCGLRLYVEHDNARAQAVYAALGMAPEPYRILHEAF; encoded by the coding sequence ATGACCACTGAGACGATCCGTGCCGCCGTCCCGACGGACATCGACGCCATCGCCGGTTTCAACGCGGCGATGGCCCGGGAGACCGAGCAGCGCACGCTCGACATGGCGACCCTGCGCGCCGGGGTCGCCACCGTGTTCGCCGAGCCCCAGCACGGCTTCTACCGCGTCGCCGAGTGGGATGGCCAGGTGGTCGCCTGCCTGCTGGTCACCTACGAGTGGAGCGACTGGCGCAACGGCCGCTGGTGGTGGTTGCAGAGCGTCTACGTGACGCCGGCGGCACGTGGCCATGGCCTGTTCGGTCGCATGTATCGCGCCGTGCGCGCGGAGGCGCGCGCATGCCCTGGCGTGTGCGGCCTGCGTCTGTACGTCGAACACGACAACGCCCGCGCCCAGGCGGTCTATGCGGCGCTCGGCATGGCCCCCGAGCCCTACCGGATCCTGCACGAGGCCTTTTGA
- the ntrC gene encoding nitrogen regulation protein NR(I), producing the protein MSRAMVWVLDDDRSLRLVVGDSLRDAGLSVRSFEDAGQLASALAQERPDVLLTDVRMPEGDGLAVLEQARARHPDLPVIVMSAYTDVATTAGAFRHGAFDYLAKPFDLDTLVAVVRKALGGGAGVPRGNLPATPGLVGESAAMRDVFRAIGRLAQLNLPVLVTGETGTGKELVARALHGHSPRAGGPFVALNTAALPAELLESELFGHEAGSFTGAARRHVGRFEQAAGGTLFLDEIGDMPLPLQTRLLRVLAEGEFYRIGGRELLAMDVRVIAATHQDLEAKVAAGTFRADLLHRLDVVRLALPPLRERIEDIPLLADWLLARAARELSMLGKRVGPDAMARLRAYSWPGNVRQLENLCRRLTALLPGREIRADDLEPLLRDRVLPGTPVAAGEWDAALAAWLDREWEGAEPGTLWTRAQDRFERALLGAALARTEGNRVRAAAHLGIGRNTLTRKLGARQGDDH; encoded by the coding sequence ATGAGCCGTGCCATGGTCTGGGTGCTCGACGACGACCGGTCGCTGCGCCTGGTGGTCGGTGACAGCCTGCGCGATGCCGGACTCTCGGTCAGGTCCTTCGAGGACGCCGGGCAGCTGGCATCCGCGCTGGCTCAGGAGCGCCCCGACGTCCTGCTCACCGATGTCCGCATGCCCGAGGGCGACGGCCTGGCCGTGCTCGAGCAGGCGCGTGCGCGGCACCCCGACCTGCCGGTGATCGTGATGAGCGCCTACACCGACGTCGCCACCACCGCCGGCGCATTTCGCCACGGTGCTTTCGACTATCTCGCCAAGCCGTTCGATCTGGACACCCTGGTCGCGGTGGTGCGCAAGGCGCTGGGTGGCGGAGCCGGCGTGCCGCGCGGCAACCTGCCGGCGACTCCCGGCCTGGTCGGCGAGAGCGCGGCGATGCGCGACGTGTTCCGCGCGATCGGCCGGCTCGCCCAGCTCAATCTGCCGGTGCTGGTGACCGGCGAGACCGGTACCGGAAAGGAACTGGTCGCGCGCGCGCTGCATGGCCACAGCCCGCGCGCGGGCGGCCCGTTCGTGGCGCTGAACACCGCGGCACTGCCGGCCGAGTTGCTGGAGTCCGAGCTGTTCGGACATGAGGCCGGCAGCTTCACCGGCGCCGCCCGCCGTCATGTCGGCCGTTTCGAGCAGGCTGCCGGCGGCACGCTGTTCCTGGACGAGATCGGCGACATGCCGCTGCCCTTGCAGACCCGCCTGCTTCGCGTGCTGGCGGAAGGCGAGTTCTACCGGATCGGCGGTCGCGAACTGCTCGCCATGGACGTGCGGGTCATCGCCGCAACCCACCAGGACCTCGAGGCCAAGGTCGCGGCCGGCACCTTCCGGGCCGACCTGCTGCACAGGCTCGATGTGGTCCGCCTGGCCCTGCCGCCGCTGCGCGAGCGTATCGAGGACATTCCTCTCCTGGCCGACTGGTTGCTGGCGCGCGCCGCACGCGAGCTCAGCATGCTGGGCAAGCGCGTCGGCCCCGATGCCATGGCGCGTCTTCGCGCCTATTCCTGGCCGGGCAACGTCCGGCAACTGGAGAACCTGTGCCGGCGGCTGACCGCCCTGCTGCCAGGGCGCGAGATCCGCGCCGACGACCTGGAGCCGTTGCTGCGCGACCGGGTCCTGCCGGGAACGCCTGTCGCTGCCGGCGAGTGGGATGCGGCGCTTGCCGCGTGGCTGGACCGCGAGTGGGAGGGTGCCGAACCCGGCACCCTGTGGACCCGTGCCCAGGACCGTTTCGAGCGGGCGCTGCTGGGCGCCGCCCTGGCACGCACCGAAGGCAATCGCGTGCGCGCTGCCGCCCATCTGGGCATCGGCCGCAATACGCTCACCCGCAAGCTTGGCGCAAGGCAAGGCGATGACCACTGA
- a CDS encoding META domain-containing protein: protein MSRENPRHRLFRAKAALPLALALGACSASGVREEAPTGAWRLAGAGADARGPTLEFLSDGRVAGHAGCNRYSSQAQWLPPDGLRFGPAAATKMACMDEAVMAQEVAFLQMLGRVAAWRREGSELVLLAADGTGLARLEPSPVSD, encoded by the coding sequence ATGTCACGCGAGAACCCTCGACATCGCCTCTTCCGCGCGAAGGCTGCGCTGCCCCTGGCTCTGGCGCTCGGTGCCTGCAGCGCCAGCGGCGTCCGCGAGGAGGCGCCGACCGGGGCCTGGCGCCTGGCCGGAGCCGGCGCCGACGCCCGCGGCCCCACCCTCGAGTTCCTGAGCGACGGGCGCGTTGCCGGACATGCCGGCTGCAACCGCTACAGCAGTCAGGCGCAGTGGCTGCCGCCCGACGGCCTGCGTTTCGGCCCGGCCGCGGCGACCAAGATGGCCTGCATGGACGAGGCGGTGATGGCTCAGGAGGTCGCCTTCCTGCAGATGCTCGGTCGCGTCGCGGCATGGCGGCGCGAAGGGAGCGAGCTCGTGCTGCTCGCCGCCGACGGCACCGGGCTGGCCCGTCTGGAGCCGTCTCCTGTCAGCGACTGA